The following proteins are co-located in the Apium graveolens cultivar Ventura chromosome 5, ASM990537v1, whole genome shotgun sequence genome:
- the LOC141661685 gene encoding phosphoglucan phosphatase LSF1, chloroplastic-like, with the protein MRKKLSFCVGLLLRLLKKNHRLYVTCTTGFDLSLACVIAYLHWMTDTSLHTTYSFVTWLHSYRPDRPAIAWETWHLIAMVEDGKHDEPPTHAVTFVWIGHGINSLIDRGQLWRLVASSFLHANIGHLLINCCFLNSIGPTVEKLSGRGRYMAVYVTSAVAGISMSY; encoded by the exons ATGAGAAAGAAATTGTCATTTTGTGTGGGTCTTCTATTACGTTTACTGAAGAAGAATCACCGTCTTTACGTGACTTGTACCACTGGTTTTGATCTCTCTCTCGCCTGCGTCATTGCGTACCTTCACTGGATGACAGATACCTCTCTTCATACAACATATAGTTTTGTAACCTGGTTACATTCATACAGACCTGATAG ACCAGCGATTGCCTGGGAAACCTGGCATCTCATTGCAATGGTGGAAGACGGGAAACATGATGAACCTCCAACCCATGCTGTAACTTTTGTGTGGATAGGACACGGG ATTAATAGTCTAATTGACAGAGGACAACTGTGGAGACTTGTGGCATCTTCATTTTTGCATGCAAATATCGGACATCTCCTG ATAAATTGTTGTTTTTTGAACTCTATTGGTCCGACAGTGGAGAAACTTAGTGGTCGTGGAAGATATATGGCAGTTTATGTCACCTCTGCAGTTGCAG GTATATCAATGAGTTATTAG